The Musa acuminata AAA Group cultivar baxijiao chromosome BXJ2-2, Cavendish_Baxijiao_AAA, whole genome shotgun sequence genome has a segment encoding these proteins:
- the LOC135604760 gene encoding probable polygalacturonase — MEHSQPIFRVLIILVLWTVVTTAFIGIAEGHRHHRQAGGATELEAFHYAAAGARGCRAHVASLTDFGGVGDGVTSNTAAFAAAVANLSKVAYDGGAMLVVPAGRWLTGPFNLADHFTLFLDHDAVILATQEINEWPIIDPLPSYGRGRDAAGGRYSNLIMGYNLTDVVITGNNGTIDGQGETWWKMFRNKELNYTRGYLIELMYCKQVLISNITLVNSPSWNVHPVYSSHVIVSGITILAPVNSPNTDGIDPDSSSNVRIEDCYIVSGDDCIAIKSGWDEYGIAFNMSSKHIVIRRLTCISPTSAVIALGSEMSGGIQDVRAEDITAIHSESGVRIKTTIGRGAYVKDIFVRRMNLHTMKWVFWMTGTYGQHPDDKFDPKAIPVVQNISYSNVVAENVTMAAKLEGIPGAPFTGICIYNVTAEVVKSKKPIWNCTDVEGVSSHVTPTPCAQIPEYPDRITHCPFPEDDLPVNGVGLEECAYQRAKP; from the exons ATGGAGCACTCGCAGCCAATATTCCGT GTGTTGATTATTTTAGTGCTGTGGACGGTGGTAACAACGGCGTTCATAGGGATCGCTGAGGGCCATCGCCACCACCGGCAGGCAGGTGGTGCGACGGAGCTAGAAGCCTTCCACTACGCAGCGGCGGGGGCAAGAGGATGCCGGGCCCACGTGGCCAGCCTGACGGACTTCGGCGGGGTGGGCGACGGGGTGACCTCCAACACGGCGGCCTTTGCGGCGGCTGTGGCCAACCTCAGTAAGGTGGCGTACGACGGCGgcgcgatgctggtggtgccggcCGGCCGGTGGCTCACCGGGCCCTTCAACCTCGCCGACCACTTCACCCTCTTCCTCGACCATGACGCCGTCATCCTCGCCACTCAG GAGATCAACGAGTGGCCGATCATTGACCCTTTGCCCTCCTACGGTAGAGGAAGAGATGCGGCTGGGGGTAGATACAGTAATCTCATCATGGGATATAACCTAACCGATGTGGTCATAACAG ggAATAATGGAACTATCGATGGACAAGGTGAAACCTGGTGGAAAATGTTCCGTAACAAAGAACTCAATTACACTCGTGGATACCTCATTGAATTGATGTACTGCAAACAAGTGCTGATTTCCAACATTACATTGGTTAACTCTCCATCGTGGAATGTCCATCCAGTGTACAGCAG CCACGTAATCGTCTCAGGCATCACAATTCTTGCACCGGTCAACTCTCCCAACACTGATGGGATCGATCCAG ACTCATCCTCCAATGTCCGCATTGAGGACTGCTACATAGTCTCAGGCGATGACTGCATCGCCATTAAAAGCGGTTGGGATGAGTACGGGATTGCATTCAACATGTCAAGCAAACACATAGTGATCAGACGGCTCACCTGCATCTCCCCCACGAGCGCTGTCATCGCCCTGGGAAGCGAGATGTCGGGAGGAATCCAAGATGTCCGGGCCGAAGACATCACGGCCATCCACTCCGAATCCGGCGTCAGGATCAAGACGACCATCGGAAGGGGAGCTTACGTGAAGGACATATTCGTGAGAAGAATGAATCTGCACACAATGAAGTGGGTCTTCTGGATGACGGGCACCTACGGGCAGCACCCGGACGACAAATTTGATCCGAAAGCCATTCCGGTGGTGCAGAATATCAGTTACAGCAACGTGGTGGCCGAGAACGTGACCATGGCCGCGAAGCTGGAGGGGATTCCCGGCGCGCCCTTCACCGGAATATGCATCTACAATGTGACGGCGGAGGTGGTGAAGTCGAAGAAGCCGATTTGGAACTGCACCGACGTGGAGGGCGTATCGAGTCACGTGACGCCCACTCCCTGTGCGCAGATTCCGGAATATCCAGATCGTATAACGCATTGCCCCTTCCCTGAAGATGATCTACCTGTGAATGGTGTTGGGCTAGAGGAGTGTGCTTATCAGAGAGCCAAACCATGA